From the Anaeromyxobacter sp. genome, one window contains:
- a CDS encoding acyl-CoA dehydrogenase family protein: protein MDLFRVEERLGEEARLARRSVARFVDQRVLPDIARHFREGTFPRELVPELAALGLLGMTLHGHDCAGAAPSTYGACMTELERGDSAIRSFASVQGALVMYPIDAFGSEAQRDRWLPALARGEAIGCFGLTEPDAGSDPGALRTRARRDGGDFVLDGTKAWITNGSLADVALIWAKVGGDDPRSIRGFLVERDAPGFSARDVPRKLALRASVTSELSLDGVRVPADAVLPGTEGLGLKGPLACLNKARFGIAWGVIGAAQACFEAARAHVRERVQFGRPLAARQLVQARLVDVWEGIVHAQLLALRLGELEDAGQATPVQISMAKRANVRMARDAARACRELLGASGVVDDHVPMRHMANLEAVSTYEGTHDVHTLTLGRAATGYDAFGG from the coding sequence CGCGTCCTGCCGGACATCGCCCGCCACTTCCGCGAGGGCACCTTCCCCCGCGAGCTGGTGCCCGAGCTGGCGGCGCTGGGCCTCCTCGGCATGACGCTGCACGGCCACGACTGCGCCGGGGCCGCGCCCAGCACCTACGGCGCCTGCATGACCGAGCTGGAGCGGGGCGACTCGGCCATCCGCTCCTTCGCCTCGGTGCAGGGCGCGCTGGTCATGTACCCCATCGACGCCTTCGGCTCGGAGGCCCAGCGCGACCGCTGGCTGCCGGCCCTGGCGCGCGGCGAGGCCATCGGCTGCTTCGGCCTCACCGAGCCCGACGCCGGCAGCGACCCGGGCGCGCTGCGCACCCGCGCCCGGCGCGACGGCGGCGACTTCGTGCTCGACGGGACCAAGGCCTGGATCACCAACGGGTCGCTGGCCGACGTGGCGCTGATCTGGGCCAAGGTGGGGGGTGACGATCCGCGCTCCATCCGCGGCTTCCTGGTGGAGCGCGACGCCCCGGGCTTCAGCGCCCGCGACGTGCCGCGCAAGCTGGCCCTGCGCGCCTCGGTGACCTCGGAGCTCTCGCTCGACGGGGTGCGGGTGCCGGCCGACGCCGTGCTGCCCGGCACCGAGGGGCTGGGGCTCAAGGGGCCGCTGGCCTGCCTCAACAAGGCGCGCTTCGGCATCGCCTGGGGCGTCATCGGGGCGGCCCAGGCCTGCTTCGAGGCGGCCCGGGCCCACGTCCGCGAGCGGGTGCAGTTCGGCCGCCCGCTGGCGGCCCGCCAGCTGGTGCAGGCGCGGCTGGTGGACGTCTGGGAGGGGATCGTGCACGCCCAGCTCCTGGCGCTCCGCCTCGGCGAGCTGGAGGACGCCGGCCAGGCCACCCCGGTGCAGATCTCCATGGCCAAGCGGGCCAACGTGCGGATGGCCCGCGACGCGGCCCGCGCCTGCCGGGAGCTGCTGGGCGCCTCGGGCGTGGTCGACGACCACGTCCCCATGCGCCACATGGCCAACCTGGAGGCGGTCTCCACCTACGAGGGCACGCACGACGTGCACACCCTCACCCTGGGGCGGGCCGCCACCGGCTACGACGCCTTCGGGGGCTGA
- a CDS encoding peptidoglycan DD-metalloendopeptidase family protein: MAEAPKSQIFTVIVVSDHSQAVRKFRVPRRWLQNVGWSGVGLALFALLTVGHYVSLLGASGENSVLKEENAQLRSQVLLVQEKVAHISATLDRVERFDAKLRTAVTTLQDPERNLAIGPVGSAEPDLAPAGPAPAAEQNVSGLPGRLGSLETEASRQEQSLRELQEYFDDQHSLLASTPSIWPSRGWVTSDFGTRIDPVFADRQMHEGLDIATPHGQPVLAPSDGVVVFSGVEGGYGKVLVLDHGYGVKTRYGHLSEVLVKLGDRVARGEKVAAVGNTGKSTGPHLHYEVRVNGIPENPRKFILE, translated from the coding sequence ATGGCCGAAGCCCCGAAGTCCCAGATCTTCACGGTCATCGTGGTCTCCGACCACAGCCAGGCCGTGCGCAAGTTCCGGGTTCCTCGGCGCTGGCTCCAGAACGTGGGCTGGAGCGGCGTCGGCCTGGCCCTCTTCGCCCTGCTCACCGTCGGCCATTACGTGAGCCTCCTCGGGGCGTCGGGCGAGAACTCGGTGCTCAAGGAGGAGAACGCCCAGCTCCGCAGCCAGGTGCTGCTGGTCCAGGAGAAGGTGGCCCACATCTCGGCCACCCTCGACAGGGTCGAGCGCTTCGACGCCAAGCTGCGCACCGCCGTGACCACCCTGCAGGATCCGGAGCGCAACCTGGCCATCGGGCCGGTGGGCTCCGCCGAGCCGGACCTGGCCCCGGCCGGGCCGGCCCCGGCCGCCGAGCAGAACGTCTCTGGCCTCCCTGGCCGCCTCGGTTCGCTGGAGACCGAGGCCTCCCGCCAGGAGCAGAGCCTGCGGGAGCTCCAGGAGTACTTCGACGACCAGCACTCGTTGCTGGCCTCCACCCCGTCCATCTGGCCCTCCCGCGGCTGGGTCACCTCCGACTTCGGCACCCGCATCGACCCCGTCTTCGCCGACCGCCAGATGCACGAGGGGCTGGACATCGCCACGCCCCACGGCCAGCCGGTGCTGGCCCCGTCCGACGGCGTGGTGGTCTTCAGCGGCGTGGAGGGCGGCTACGGCAAGGTGCTGGTCCTCGACCACGGCTACGGCGTCAAGACCCGCTACGGCCACCTCTCCGAGGTGCTGGTGAAGCTGGGCGACCGGGTGGCGCGGGGCGAGAAGGTGGCGGCGGTGGGCAACACCGGCAAGTCCACCGGGCCGCACCTGCACTACGAGGTCCGGGTCAACGGCATCCCCGAGAACCCGCGCAAGTTCATCCTCGAGTAG
- a CDS encoding GNAT family N-acetyltransferase has translation MSVPALETARLLLRPLALGDAPAIQAHFPRWEIVRHLASRVPWPYPPDGALVFVRDQALPAMERGDAWHWSLRLREAPGELVGVGGLLRGERENRGLWIGLPWQGRGLGTEACQALAAYWFDALGMPVLRVPKASANAASRRLSASAGMRVVDVREGDFVAGRMTEELWELTADEWRARAG, from the coding sequence GTGTCGGTCCCCGCGCTCGAGACCGCGCGGCTCCTGCTGCGGCCGCTCGCGCTGGGTGACGCGCCGGCCATCCAGGCCCACTTTCCGCGCTGGGAGATCGTGCGTCACCTGGCGAGCCGCGTGCCCTGGCCGTACCCGCCCGACGGGGCCCTGGTCTTCGTGCGCGACCAGGCCCTGCCGGCCATGGAGCGCGGGGACGCCTGGCACTGGTCGCTGCGGCTGCGGGAGGCGCCCGGAGAGCTGGTCGGCGTGGGGGGCCTGCTGCGCGGCGAACGCGAGAACCGAGGTCTCTGGATCGGGCTGCCCTGGCAAGGGCGCGGGCTCGGCACGGAAGCCTGCCAGGCGCTGGCGGCCTACTGGTTCGATGCCCTCGGCATGCCCGTGCTGCGAGTCCCCAAGGCCTCCGCCAACGCCGCGTCGCGGCGCCTCTCGGCGAGCGCCGGCATGCGGGTGGTGGACGTCCGCGAGGGTGACTTCGTGGCGGGGAGGATGACCGAGGAGCTGTGGGAGCTCACCGCGGACGAGTGGAGGGCGAGGGCGGGGTGA
- a CDS encoding CBS domain-containing protein, with protein MVVERDEAEVEVLEGDEETPVVGRHRDVGREMLETTLSDLKRQPAVTVAPDATVSRAAELMRKKKVSAVLVKKGSKLVGIFTERDLVSRAMAAKAYGRAPVKKFMTPSPETLKLSDPVAYALNKMSVGRYRHVPLVGKDGKPAGVISIRDIIDFIVELCPEEILNLPPEPELAEHPTVDGD; from the coding sequence ATGGTGGTCGAGCGAGACGAGGCCGAGGTCGAGGTGCTGGAGGGCGACGAGGAGACGCCGGTGGTGGGGCGTCACCGCGACGTCGGACGGGAGATGCTGGAGACGACGCTCTCCGACCTGAAGCGGCAGCCGGCGGTGACGGTGGCCCCCGACGCCACCGTGTCCCGGGCCGCCGAGCTGATGCGCAAGAAGAAGGTGAGCGCGGTGCTGGTGAAGAAGGGCTCGAAGCTGGTGGGCATCTTCACCGAGCGCGACCTGGTCTCCCGGGCCATGGCGGCGAAGGCGTACGGGCGGGCCCCGGTGAAGAAGTTCATGACGCCCAGCCCCGAGACGCTGAAGCTCTCCGATCCGGTGGCCTACGCGCTCAACAAGATGAGCGTGGGGCGGTACCGCCACGTGCCGCTGGTCGGCAAGGACGGGAAGCCGGCCGGGGTCATCTCCATCCGCGACATCATCGACTTCATCGTCGAGCTCTGCCCGGAGGAGATCCTCAACCTGCCGCCCGAGCCGGAGCTGGCCGAGCACCCGACGGTGGACGGCGACTAG
- a CDS encoding Stp1/IreP family PP2C-type Ser/Thr phosphatase, whose translation MPRVAAPPLRIAARGLTDVGQRRDHNEDALLVDVDLGLFVVADGMGGHAGGGTASRLAVETIRAELLAVRAEEPGLFGSGAEGEENPLPDLLREAVERACAVIFEAAQSDLELAGMGTTVTAALVDGRAAFVAHVGDSRAYLLRGGHIYQVTQDHSLVAEQLRLGAISAEEAKHSRFKNIITRSVGFERDVLVDLMGLELEGGDTLVVCCDGLSNLVEDQEIQQLVAEHGVDAVERLVDLANDRGGDDNITVAVVRLAEPEGAPAERDEQTGQGEPGEQTEAGEQTKDP comes from the coding sequence TTGCCGCGCGTGGCGGCACCGCCCCTTCGCATCGCCGCGCGCGGCCTGACCGACGTCGGGCAGCGGCGCGACCACAACGAAGACGCGCTCCTGGTAGACGTTGACCTGGGCCTGTTCGTGGTGGCCGATGGCATGGGGGGGCACGCCGGCGGCGGCACCGCCTCCCGGCTCGCCGTCGAGACCATCCGGGCCGAGCTGCTGGCGGTGCGGGCGGAGGAGCCCGGCCTGTTCGGGTCGGGGGCGGAGGGTGAGGAGAACCCGCTGCCGGATCTGCTGCGCGAGGCGGTGGAGCGCGCCTGCGCCGTCATCTTCGAGGCCGCCCAGTCCGACCTCGAGCTGGCCGGGATGGGCACCACGGTGACGGCGGCGCTCGTGGACGGACGGGCCGCCTTCGTGGCCCACGTCGGCGACAGCAGGGCCTACCTGCTCCGTGGCGGCCACATCTACCAGGTCACCCAGGATCACTCCCTGGTGGCCGAACAGCTCCGCCTGGGCGCCATCAGCGCCGAGGAGGCCAAGCACAGCCGCTTCAAGAACATCATCACCCGCTCGGTCGGCTTCGAGCGCGACGTGCTGGTCGACCTCATGGGACTGGAGCTGGAGGGCGGTGACACGCTGGTGGTCTGCTGCGACGGCCTCTCCAACCTCGTGGAGGACCAGGAGATCCAGCAGCTGGTGGCCGAGCACGGCGTGGACGCCGTCGAGCGGCTGGTCGATCTGGCCAACGACCGAGGCGGTGACGACAACATCACGGTCGCCGTGGTCCGGCTGGCCGAGCCCGAAGGCGCGCCAGCCGAGCGCGACGAACAGACCGGGCAGGGCGAGCCGGGCGAGCAGACCGAGGCGGGCGAGCAGACCAAGGATCCCTGA
- the secA gene encoding preprotein translocase subunit SecA: protein MFDYVLKKIVGTKNERELKKIRPLVGRINELEPRMKALADADFPRLTAKWKEEAQRGRTLDDLLPEAFALVREASVRSLGMRHFDVQLIGGAVLHSGKIAEMKTGEGKTLVATLPCVLNALAGRGVHVVTVNDYLARRDSEWMGRLYKFCGLSTGVIVHGLTDQERQAAYGSDITYGQNNEFGFDYLRDNMKFRLQDYVQRELNFAIVDEVDSILIDEARTPLIISGPSDESSELYYEVNKVIPSMIRDADFTVDEKARTIVMTDAGVEKIERKLAVKNLYDPEAIETLHHVEQALRAHHLYRNEVDYVVKEGEVLIVDEFTGRLMPGRRWSDGLHQAVEAKEGVKIENENQTLATVSFQNYFRMYSKLAGMTGTADTEAEEFAKTYNLDVMVIPTNQVNVRKDSEDVVYKTEGEKFNALCEEIEARAKKGQPVLVGTVSVAKSEVVSALLKRRGLAHNVLNAKQHAREADIVAQAGRKGSVTISTNMAGRGTDILLGGNPEMMAKHELGPEPDAPMDGEEQAAFEARRADWASRLAARVAELRTQCATEHDQVVGLGGLHIVGTERHESRRIDNQLRGRAGRQGDPGSSIFYLSLEDELMRIFGSDRISGLMERMGMKPGEQIEHPWLTKSIEGAQKKVEGHNFDIRKNLLEYDDVMNQQRRSIYALRRMVLGFGAGVPVVEYDEDPKTRVKTRREKVWSLEDQREHLLDLVEDLVVNMVQGQCPPNLGDWDLTGLASLVREQFGVDMAFAAPQGRPDEARRAIEEQVFAVVQKAFAAKEAELGTGEDGVPVLRRYEQWLYLQAIDQQWKDHLLSMDHLRQGIGLRGYGQKDPKQEYKKEGYEMFVAMTWRVKSAVVGNCLRLQLVRQESAAELEAKRLAAQRKALQRLTEIHAGAGAGEDGEAPKARQETVVRQQPKVGRNDPCPCGSGKKYKKCHGVNDAA from the coding sequence ATGTTCGACTACGTCCTCAAGAAGATCGTCGGCACCAAGAACGAGCGCGAGCTCAAGAAGATCCGCCCGCTGGTGGGGCGCATCAACGAGCTCGAGCCCCGCATGAAGGCCCTGGCCGACGCCGACTTCCCGCGCCTGACGGCGAAGTGGAAGGAGGAGGCCCAGCGCGGGCGCACCCTCGACGACCTGCTGCCGGAGGCCTTCGCCCTGGTGCGCGAGGCCAGCGTGCGGTCCCTGGGCATGCGCCACTTCGACGTCCAGCTCATCGGCGGCGCGGTGCTGCACTCCGGCAAGATCGCCGAGATGAAGACCGGCGAGGGCAAGACGCTGGTGGCCACGCTCCCCTGCGTGCTCAACGCCCTGGCCGGCCGCGGCGTGCACGTGGTGACCGTCAACGACTACCTGGCGCGCCGCGACTCCGAGTGGATGGGCCGCCTCTACAAGTTCTGCGGGCTCTCCACCGGCGTCATCGTGCACGGCCTGACCGACCAGGAGCGCCAGGCCGCCTACGGCAGCGACATCACCTACGGCCAGAACAACGAGTTCGGCTTCGACTACCTGCGCGACAACATGAAGTTCCGGCTGCAGGACTACGTGCAGCGGGAGCTCAACTTCGCCATCGTGGACGAGGTGGACTCGATCCTCATCGACGAGGCGCGCACCCCGCTCATCATCTCGGGCCCCTCCGACGAGTCCTCCGAGCTCTACTACGAGGTCAACAAGGTCATCCCCTCCATGATCCGCGACGCCGACTTCACCGTCGACGAGAAGGCGCGGACCATCGTCATGACCGACGCCGGGGTGGAGAAGATCGAGCGGAAGCTGGCGGTCAAGAACCTCTACGACCCGGAGGCCATCGAGACCCTGCACCACGTGGAGCAGGCGCTGCGAGCCCACCACCTCTACCGCAACGAGGTGGACTACGTGGTCAAGGAGGGCGAGGTCCTGATCGTCGACGAGTTCACCGGCCGGCTCATGCCGGGCCGGCGCTGGTCGGACGGCCTGCACCAGGCAGTGGAGGCCAAGGAGGGGGTCAAGATCGAGAACGAGAACCAGACCCTGGCCACGGTCTCGTTCCAGAACTACTTCCGCATGTACTCCAAGCTGGCCGGCATGACCGGCACGGCCGACACCGAGGCGGAGGAGTTCGCCAAGACCTACAACCTGGACGTGATGGTCATCCCGACCAACCAGGTCAACGTCCGCAAGGACTCCGAGGACGTGGTCTACAAGACGGAGGGCGAGAAGTTCAACGCGCTCTGCGAGGAGATCGAGGCGCGCGCCAAGAAGGGCCAGCCGGTGCTGGTGGGCACCGTCTCGGTGGCCAAGAGCGAGGTGGTGTCGGCGCTGCTGAAGCGGCGCGGGCTGGCCCACAACGTCCTCAACGCCAAGCAGCACGCCCGCGAGGCCGACATCGTGGCCCAGGCCGGCCGCAAGGGCTCGGTCACCATCTCCACCAACATGGCCGGCCGCGGCACCGACATCCTGCTGGGCGGCAACCCGGAGATGATGGCCAAGCACGAGCTGGGGCCGGAGCCGGACGCCCCCATGGACGGCGAGGAGCAGGCCGCCTTCGAGGCGCGGCGGGCCGACTGGGCCAGCCGGCTGGCCGCGCGGGTGGCCGAGCTCCGGACCCAGTGCGCCACCGAGCACGACCAGGTGGTGGGCCTGGGCGGCCTGCACATCGTGGGCACCGAGCGCCACGAGTCGCGCCGCATCGACAACCAGCTGCGCGGGCGGGCCGGACGCCAGGGCGACCCGGGCTCGTCGATCTTCTACCTGTCCCTCGAGGACGAGCTGATGCGGATCTTCGGGTCCGACCGGATCAGCGGGCTGATGGAGCGCATGGGCATGAAGCCCGGGGAGCAGATCGAGCACCCCTGGCTCACCAAGTCGATCGAGGGCGCCCAGAAGAAGGTCGAGGGGCACAACTTCGACATCCGCAAGAACCTGCTCGAGTACGACGACGTGATGAACCAGCAGCGGCGCTCCATCTACGCGCTGCGCCGCATGGTGCTGGGCTTCGGCGCCGGCGTGCCGGTGGTGGAGTACGACGAGGATCCCAAGACCCGGGTGAAGACCCGCCGCGAGAAGGTCTGGTCGCTCGAGGACCAGCGCGAGCACCTGCTCGACCTGGTGGAGGACCTGGTCGTCAACATGGTGCAGGGGCAGTGCCCCCCCAACCTGGGCGACTGGGACCTGACCGGCCTGGCCTCGCTGGTGCGGGAGCAGTTCGGCGTGGACATGGCCTTCGCGGCGCCGCAGGGGCGCCCCGACGAGGCCCGCCGGGCCATCGAGGAGCAGGTCTTCGCGGTGGTGCAGAAGGCCTTCGCCGCCAAGGAGGCCGAGCTCGGCACCGGCGAGGACGGCGTGCCGGTGCTGCGCCGCTACGAGCAGTGGCTCTACCTGCAGGCCATCGACCAGCAGTGGAAGGACCACCTGCTGTCGATGGACCACCTGCGCCAGGGCATCGGCCTGCGCGGCTACGGCCAGAAGGACCCCAAGCAGGAGTACAAGAAGGAAGGCTACGAGATGTTCGTGGCCATGACCTGGCGGGTGAAGAGCGCCGTGGTCGGCAACTGCCTGCGCCTGCAGCTGGTGCGGCAGGAGAGCGCCGCCGAGCTGGAGGCCAAGCGGCTGGCGGCCCAGCGCAAGGCGCTGCAGCGGCTCACCGAGATCCACGCCGGGGCCGGCGCCGGCGAGGACGGCGAGGCGCCCAAGGCCAGGCAGGAGACGGTGGTCCGGCAGCAGCCCAAGGTCGGGCGCAACGACCCCTGCCCGTGCGGCTCGGGCAAGAAGTACAAGAAGTGCCACGGGGTGAACGACGCCGCCTGA
- a CDS encoding NAD(+)/NADH kinase — MRRMEGHPCPVPRRVGIVPKNTSAEAAETATYVGQFLTNKGIEVLTDEAVIARDADLVVVLGGDGTLIHAAHLLDGRPVPILGVNMGSLGFMTETPQSEMYPALDQVLEGTALVTQRMKLRVHLHRGGRPERALDTEVLNDIVISKSPFSRMAELDTRCSGKYVSTLKADGMIVASPTGSTAYALAANGPILYPTMRGVVLAPICPHTLTQRPLVVPDDETIDILLMNDAETFLTLDGKKGPALQRGDRVQVKQSYNRVLLVKNQKLDFFGVLRAKLRWGER; from the coding sequence CAGCGCCGAGGCGGCCGAGACCGCCACCTACGTCGGCCAGTTCCTCACCAACAAGGGGATCGAGGTCCTCACCGACGAGGCCGTCATCGCCCGCGACGCCGACCTGGTGGTGGTGCTGGGCGGTGACGGCACCCTGATCCACGCCGCCCACCTGCTCGACGGCCGCCCGGTGCCCATCCTGGGGGTCAACATGGGCTCGCTGGGCTTCATGACCGAGACCCCGCAGAGCGAGATGTACCCGGCGCTCGACCAGGTGCTGGAAGGGACGGCGCTGGTGACCCAGCGCATGAAGCTGCGCGTCCACCTGCACCGCGGCGGGCGGCCGGAGCGGGCCCTCGACACCGAGGTGCTCAACGACATCGTCATCTCCAAGAGCCCGTTCAGCCGCATGGCCGAGCTCGACACCCGCTGCAGCGGCAAGTACGTCTCGACCCTCAAGGCCGACGGCATGATCGTGGCCTCGCCCACCGGGTCCACCGCCTACGCGCTGGCCGCCAACGGGCCCATCCTCTACCCCACCATGCGCGGCGTGGTGCTGGCCCCCATCTGCCCGCACACCCTGACCCAGCGACCGCTGGTGGTGCCGGACGACGAGACCATCGACATCCTGCTGATGAACGACGCCGAGACCTTCCTGACCCTCGACGGCAAGAAGGGTCCGGCCCTGCAGCGCGGCGACCGGGTGCAGGTGAAGCAGTCGTACAACCGGGTGCTGCTGGTGAAGAACCAGAAGCTCGACTTCTTCGGCGTGCTGCGGGCCAAGCTCCGGTGGGGGGAGCGGTAG
- a CDS encoding Lrp/AsnC ligand binding domain-containing protein has protein sequence MKAAFVLVKCELGRVQEVARAIIELDGVSEVHSITGDHDLLVKLYADDYDAFGDLITHRLQRVPGMRETTTMLAYRAFGGDAPA, from the coding sequence ATGAAGGCAGCCTTCGTCCTCGTGAAGTGCGAGCTGGGCCGGGTGCAGGAGGTGGCCCGCGCCATCATCGAGCTCGACGGCGTCTCCGAGGTCCACTCCATCACCGGCGACCACGACCTGCTGGTGAAGCTCTACGCCGACGACTACGACGCCTTCGGCGACCTCATCACCCACCGGCTGCAGCGGGTGCCGGGCATGCGCGAGACCACCACCATGCTGGCCTACCGGGCCTTCGGCGGCGACGCGCCGGCCTGA
- the recN gene encoding DNA repair protein RecN, translating to MLTTLRISGFAIVDSVEVEFGPGLNVLTGETGAGKSILVNALHLVLGGRMSADVLRDGAEEAVVEALFELPAAHPVFERLAAAGVPRQEGPPAATSELLVRRVASRGGRGRAYVNGVLVTASVLSEALRGVVDVSGQHEHVSLLDERTHLALLDAFAGVDAAEGRGEVALVARYRLAHGALAALARERDGLTRDAAERARRADYLAFQLRELSTVDPRPGEDAALDAERRVLSSAERLRAAAREAEGLVYGEDGAAGERVGQAVRALLDAAALDPRLEPTLALLRSAAIELDEAGRELGRYADLAGGDPERLVELTERLEAIRALARKHGGTLEAAVARRSEMEAELAGLAGGGERLAALGPLLDAAGVEAAALAGQLSRARRKAARAFGEAVQQELGGLAMARCQLEVAFAPPEGGLPVGGLTLGPDGAERAELLLAPNPGEAARPLARIASGGELSRLLLAVKRTLARRDPVQCYVFDEVDAGIGGAVAEAMGRVLSEVSQGRQVVCITHLPQIAAFAARHHRVQKRVAGGRTTSEVLPLATPEARRQEVARMLAGAVVTPAALEHAGALIEAAGEAPARGRRAVAGRAAARVAVRSRVAGRPG from the coding sequence ATGCTCACGACCCTGCGAATCTCGGGCTTCGCGATCGTCGACTCGGTCGAGGTGGAGTTCGGCCCCGGGCTGAACGTCCTCACCGGCGAGACGGGCGCTGGCAAGTCGATCCTGGTGAACGCCCTCCACCTGGTGCTGGGCGGCCGCATGAGCGCCGACGTCCTGCGCGACGGCGCCGAGGAGGCGGTGGTGGAGGCGCTCTTCGAGCTGCCCGCCGCGCACCCGGTCTTCGAGCGGCTGGCGGCTGCTGGGGTGCCTCGCCAGGAGGGGCCGCCGGCCGCCACCAGCGAGCTGCTGGTGCGGCGGGTCGCCTCGCGCGGCGGGCGCGGCCGCGCCTACGTGAACGGGGTGCTGGTCACCGCCTCGGTCCTCTCCGAGGCCTTGCGAGGGGTGGTCGACGTCTCCGGCCAGCACGAGCACGTGTCCCTGCTCGACGAGCGGACACACCTGGCGCTGCTCGACGCCTTCGCCGGCGTGGACGCGGCCGAGGGACGGGGCGAGGTCGCGCTGGTGGCCAGGTATCGGCTGGCCCACGGCGCGCTGGCCGCGCTGGCTCGCGAGCGGGACGGGCTGACCCGCGACGCCGCCGAGCGGGCTCGGCGCGCCGATTACCTGGCCTTCCAGCTGCGCGAGCTCTCCACGGTGGACCCCCGGCCCGGCGAGGACGCGGCCCTGGACGCGGAGCGGCGGGTCCTCTCCAGCGCCGAGCGGCTCCGCGCCGCGGCGCGCGAGGCGGAGGGGCTGGTCTACGGAGAAGACGGGGCGGCCGGCGAGCGAGTGGGGCAGGCGGTCCGGGCGCTGCTCGACGCCGCCGCGCTCGACCCCCGGCTCGAGCCCACCCTGGCCCTGCTCCGCTCGGCTGCCATCGAGCTCGACGAGGCCGGGCGCGAACTGGGGCGCTACGCCGACCTGGCTGGCGGCGACCCCGAGCGGCTGGTCGAGCTGACGGAGCGGCTGGAAGCCATCCGGGCCCTGGCCCGCAAGCACGGCGGCACGCTGGAGGCCGCGGTGGCCCGGCGCTCCGAGATGGAGGCCGAGCTGGCGGGGCTGGCCGGGGGCGGGGAGCGGCTGGCGGCCCTCGGGCCGCTGCTGGACGCGGCCGGGGTCGAGGCGGCGGCGCTGGCGGGCCAGCTCTCGCGGGCGCGGCGCAAGGCAGCCCGGGCCTTCGGAGAGGCGGTGCAGCAGGAGCTCGGCGGACTCGCCATGGCCCGTTGCCAGCTGGAGGTGGCCTTCGCCCCGCCCGAGGGCGGCCTGCCTGTCGGGGGGCTCACGCTCGGGCCGGACGGTGCGGAGCGGGCCGAACTCCTGCTGGCTCCCAACCCGGGAGAGGCGGCGCGGCCGCTGGCCCGCATCGCGTCCGGAGGGGAGCTTTCCCGGCTGCTGCTGGCGGTGAAGCGAACGCTGGCCCGGCGCGACCCGGTGCAGTGCTACGTCTTCGACGAGGTGGATGCCGGCATCGGCGGCGCCGTCGCGGAGGCCATGGGTCGGGTGCTCTCCGAGGTGAGCCAGGGGCGGCAGGTGGTCTGCATCACACACCTGCCGCAGATCGCCGCGTTCGCAGCGCGCCACCACCGGGTGCAGAAGCGGGTGGCGGGGGGGCGCACCACCTCGGAGGTCCTGCCGCTGGCCACGCCGGAGGCGCGGCGGCAGGAGGTGGCCCGGATGCTGGCTGGGGCGGTGGTGACGCCGGCCGCGCTCGAGCATGCCGGGGCGCTCATCGAGGCCGCGGGAGAGGCGCCGGCTCGGGGGAGGCGGGCGGTCGCTGGGCGGGCTGCGGCCCGGGTAGCGGTGCGGTCCAGGGTTGCGGGGCGTCCAGGGTAG
- a CDS encoding C40 family peptidase, with amino-acid sequence MLAAALALALAGCAGPGRSLRQALDEADLRARLAARGAALLGQGRERFEVAGETFNPDCSGFVEAVYAAEGITLRRILRAAAPREPSAVAAAWQAAGRFGERWAGGRWPSPGDLVFFDATWDRDRDGDFDDPLTHVGLVEWVDVDGTVTFLHRGTHGVARAQLNLARPDAARDGTGRPLNSPLRTRLRRDDGSRVLAGQLFVGYGRIDVGRAPVR; translated from the coding sequence CTGCTGGCCGCCGCGCTGGCGCTCGCCCTGGCGGGCTGCGCCGGGCCGGGCCGCTCGCTGCGCCAGGCCCTCGACGAGGCCGACCTGAGGGCCCGCCTGGCCGCCCGGGGCGCCGCCCTGCTGGGCCAGGGGCGGGAGCGGTTCGAGGTGGCCGGCGAGACCTTCAACCCCGACTGCTCTGGCTTCGTGGAGGCGGTCTACGCCGCCGAGGGGATCACCCTGCGCCGCATCCTCCGGGCAGCCGCCCCGCGCGAGCCCTCGGCCGTGGCGGCGGCCTGGCAGGCGGCCGGCCGCTTCGGCGAGCGCTGGGCCGGCGGGCGCTGGCCCTCGCCGGGCGACCTGGTCTTCTTCGACGCCACCTGGGACCGGGACCGCGACGGGGACTTCGACGACCCCCTCACCCACGTCGGCCTGGTGGAGTGGGTGGACGTGGACGGCACGGTGACCTTCCTGCACCGCGGCACGCACGGGGTGGCGCGCGCCCAGCTGAACCTCGCCCGGCCGGACGCGGCCCGCGACGGCACGGGGAGGCCGCTCAACTCCCCGCTGCGGACGCGCCTGCGGCGCGATGACGGCTCGAGGGTGCTGGCCGGGCAGCTGTTCGTCGGGTACGGGCGCATCGACGTGGGGCGGGCGCCGGTGAGGTGA